AATATTCAGGAATGATAAGATGGGCGGAAACACATTCAAGAGATACTGTGGTTTGTAGGAGTCTTAAGAAAAGCTCTTGCAGAGCTCACAGATAAGTATATCTATTAAGTTCACTATGAGTAAAAATCCTTGTGATTATGTAATgattgttatcatttactcaccctcatgttttccCACACCTGCATAACTCACTTTCTTCTGAGGAACATGAAAGATCAGAATCAGCAgccaccattttttttttattgtatggaaaaaaaaaggctgtAACTAACTACTGTGTcagacaggtttggaacaacatgtgggtgagtaaatgatgacagaatcatGAGAATTTGAGAGTGTACTGATAGTGAACTTTAtgaaacttaaagggatagttcccccaaaaatgaaaattcagtcattaattacttaccctcaagtcgttccaaacctgtaagacctttgttcatctttaaaacacaagttaagatatttttgatgaaatccgagagctttctgaccctgcatagacagaaaggGTCCTACCATGGACCGTGTTAGGAGCTGtggtatcttaatttgtgtcctgaagatgaaggtcctacaggtttggaatgacatgagggtgagtaattaatgacagaaatttcattttggagtgatctatccctttaatcttTGTGcttgaaacagtgaatcacaGTAAAGTGTTTATATACCTTTCCTCAGAAATGCTCCCAGCTGGTGGTTCAGCAGGATGACAGGGACCTGCTGGTAATTGGCCTGAGGATTGGTCTTCATATTTTTGAAGGTACTGTGCTCAACAACATCATTTAACTGCTGTGTTGTCAAGTCCCTCTCCAAGAATGAAATGATCTTTTCAACCACTGACCGCAAGTCCTGCAAGCATGCATGGTTGGATAAGTTACAGTAACAGTTCTGGAATGATACTCCTACTCTGAGGTTATGTATGCAAGTTTGaggtcaatttttattttatttatttatttatttattttattttattttattttattttattttatttatttatttaaaaacaaaaaacagtaaaaaaacagttaGGGTTTCTACAGAATTTATAAAGATAAGAAGGAGGGAATTAAGGAATATATGCCAATatgttctttaaatgcaaatgcctACATAATTGTATTAGTAACAAAtagtaagtttaaaaaaaaaacttcaaatcattgaaataatgtttttttattaataatatttcaaattagttgatatttttatattatctgttttcattttaattttttttaagttttggtcatctgttgctttttttttaattaatgtttatttcagtttaagtgTTAGTTATTGTACTACATCTAGTTCAACTACATGAAAATAgtaaatgttgccttggcagtTTAAGgttgtttcatattttcattttattttaaataatgaaaaaatctaTATGGATTTAGCTTTCAGTTTCTCAGATAACAAGACTTGATATCttaattttgcatctgaagtaAATATTTGTATGGGAAATCAAGACAAAAATGCAGTGGAAGATATGAATTCCtcctctgtatttttgatttaagaCTTtatgctctgatttaagaccgTTTTATTTGTGGAAGGgcaaattaaaacttttttttctaagatgagtgatattgtgaaacattacaaTTAAAGATAcctgttttctaatttaatatatatttaaaaaatttcagCTTCTGAATTTTAAGCAGCCATTACTGTAGTATGGTAATTCAGAAACcattctcatatgctgatttggcacTTGAGAAATATAtcttatttttaacaattttttcaGTAAACTGTGAAACTTTgatgaaagttaaaaaaagaaagaagtaaaattattaatgtatttacttttactgttttttcatttaatgctTCCTTGCTGTATTTACTTCTTAcaacaagtcttactgaccccaaacttcatCTTATTTATCAAGAAAACAAGCAAACCAGTCAAACCTTGATCATGTCTTCATATGTAATGTACAAGAAGTTCATCTCGTCTTTGTGGGAGTACCAGCCCTTGACATGCTCAAACCAGCAATTACCATAAACTGAAACACATGATATTTGTCAAGGATTGTTGGTCAAACAGCAGCTTTGATTGAAATTGCAACTTACATGAAAAAAGAAGCTTTTTTGTTTACCATTTCCTTCCATGAATTTCTCAAAAAATGAATCAAAGTCTTTTGGAGTCTCCagcatatttgcatatttgtgaAAATGGTAGTAGGACACCAAAGCATCCTTTGGATTCCTGGCCACATAGATGACCTATTAGTCATTAGGAAGAGTGAAGAGATCAATGAGATCAATTGTAATGAGACTGCAAATGCAAAACTGTAAGACAAAGCAGCAGTCATAATTATTCAGTACATTGGTAAGACTTGATTATTTCACTGAAGCCATATAGATGCAGTGGCTCACCTTGCCCTTCTTTTGTTTCAGTTGAAGTGGCATGAATTTGTATGCCAGATGTGACACACGGATCCTAGGGGAAGGGGCAGAATCAAACTGTTTCTCAGATTCTACAAGTTCAATCCATGGGATTCGATCAGAATTCAGCTGATCACGTGTCGCTGTAACATCTCCCTTGACCTCTATTAGACTGAGGATTTGCTGCAACCAAATAGTGCCTGCAAAGATGATCAGCAGAAGCAAGAACACGCTTACAAATCGCACATAAGATGTCTATTAAGATTACTGATCACCGAAGATTTTTAAATCGTGCCATACTCAATAGGCGTGCATTTTTCTGTTTACAGTATAAATCTTATGTTTGTGAATGTATGTTGAAAGCAGTTTAAAAGGTAGACAGACTTGCACAGAAAACTGGATAATAGATGTCTGGCTAAGATAAACATAATAACAGGAAGATTATAGCAACACAAGTACAGCTGAGTAAACAGCAATTATCTTAGCCAAAAACAGAAGAgatataaatgttctttttgcgTGCCATATACCATTGCACTTTTAGCAGTAACATGTGGCTGCTGGTTCTTTATCTTACCTGATTTGGGGTACGTAATGACAAAGACATCCGAGTCTCGAATCTCAAAGTTCTGAATTTTATCCACCGCTTCAGGATTGTGGATTCCAGATATCAAGTTGAAGCCCCTAAGAGGGACTAACTTATAGTCAGAGGTCTCACCCCCGCTCTGATTTAAACTCTCTGAGAGACCAAAAGACAtgtaaataaagacagaatacaatttaaaacatatgttaAACATTATATGCATTTACATTCAGATATTTACCAAGATAATCTATACAGTACATGTTTCATTCCTAGGATTTCTGGGAATATTTCAGTCCCCCATAGTTTTTAAAGTGGTGGTTaaccaaaattaatttgttagaAGCTTTTCATAATACcattataatgacaaaaaaaattgtaacatttttttttttagtcttaaaCTAATCATTTTGTCATGTCGCTAAGGCAAAATGTGCATAGTTTCTATGATTTTTTGGCAGTAATGTAAGTATTTATGTGTTCCGTTcttgtgaaaaatatttttctaaaaaaatgcaagatttttttaaaaaaaacagagtttaaAATCATCTCCCTCAATTTGAGCTCAACCCTGTCACACTAACCATTCTATGCCCATAATAATTTAGTCTTTACACATATGTGACATCATTTACCAGAAATGACATCATTCAGATCTCTTGAACAGTGGTGCAGAAAATGGTTAGTAtatcatacttttattcatatttttgagGCATATTATAGTCAGGGAGGCTACTGTCAAGCATCTCAACCCCGTCGTTTAAAATTAAGAtggaaaatgattatttttcaacattttatttcaatccGTAAGTATATACAATGTACGTATTTTATTGCTGCCATATATGGTCTACTCTCCTACACTACATGAGGAGCAGCGGCgattttgagtgaaaaacctcaacCCCGtcacaaatatatgtatttctCATTGTTACGGGGTTGTAAACTTGTGACAGGGTTGagtttttacttcatttattaatcattttaacagAAGGGAACAATatgagagagaaataaaaccaaaaattagAATTAAAGGCAACACatcacattcatttatttgggaaaaaataggGAAGACAATTAAGAATGAAGGCATTTCTTGTTGATTACCATCTGACATGTTAAGGACTAAAGCAATACAATTGTGATTTCAGTTAAacttctaaattaaaaatattttttaccaaagtaaAGAGACCACAGACACACAATTTGTGTATTCTcaactttaaaaacatgaaaattatgataaagttacatttgttttcattaaattactaTGGGGGACACATGAGCAGTAGGtagatgtttgttttataacaagTTCTGTGAATCGCTTTTAAACCAATCCCATTTTGTCCATTACGGGGTTGAGAGTAGGTATCTACATTTGGagaaaaaattgaaaaagtggtgggaaaatatgattttgtgtgaAGGTTTGATATGTGCTTAATGATGTAAGGTATTTagaaaatgaaacatttgttaccatggaccacaaaaccagtcataagagtctttttttttaattgatgtatggtttgttaggataggacaatatttggcgaGATACAGCtgttatgtaatctgtaatctgagggtgcaaaaaaatcagatgttgaggaaatcgtctttaaaggtgttcaaatgaagtttatagcaatgcatattactaatcaaaaattaagttttgatatatttacagtaggaaatttacagatatcttcatggaacacaatctttacttaaaatcctaatgatttttgacaagaaaaatctataattttgacccatacaatgtattattgcctattgctacaaatatacccatgctacttatgacttgttttgtggtctagggtcacatacgtggttaaaaaaaagcatattccAAGTTGAAATGTTACCGAATTCCAGGAATGACccacatatatttacatacattcatcaaaaaatattatatttgcacAGTACTTGATCTCGTTGCACTCCCTCTGCAATGTCTCTTGCATGACACCAGAGACTCAACTAGCAGCCTAgtcaaaatttttaaatgactcaggaatttgttttttctcattttactgCACTGCATCTCACATTTTAACGTGTTGTCTGTAAACGAAAATATGGTTATATATAGTAGTCTACATTTGAAGTGGAACAAAACCTTTCAgcaattttttcttaaaaccaacacaatacccgttcttgtcttacttttctgatccacttcaaatgttgactactgtatatgcCCCAgtagaaaaaatagaaaagcaaaacagaaaaaaaatgggaaaaaaattaaattaaaacttgtACTCAGACaaatgaaatttcatttttgtatctTACATGTACTAAGCTACTGAGCTATGCTTTGATTTAACCTcccaacttttcttttttttatcaaaatgtgctttttacctTGCCATCACTTATATTGCAATCAAGCAATCAAGATgttcttaacattttttaacatttcaaaacacatCCTCATGTTAGCAGACAGATTACATTTTCACATGTGACCAAGAATTCctcaatataaaatataatcaaacatTATCACAATATTCATCTGACGGAGATGATGAAAACCTGAATTTGTAGTTCTTTTAACTatcaaatacatttaatctatcaattactgtattaaaacaaacacaattaacagtgagtatgttattttttataaagctttttttttaacatttcaagtattttgatatatcattggaacacaaatgatCTCCAgttgtcaaaagtttacatccccaaaatgttaattattttaccaaaataagagggatcatacaaaatgcatgttattgtttatttagtactgacctgaatacgatatttcacataaaagaggtttacatttagtccacatgaaaaaataatagctgaatttataaaaaatgaccccgttcaaaagtttacatccccttgattcttaatactgtgttgttacctgaatgatccacatttgtgtttttttgtttagtgatagttgttcataaatCCCTTgattgtcctgaacagttaaactgcctgctgttctgtagaaaaatccttcaggtcccacaaattctttgtttttccagcacttttgtgtatttaaaccctttccaacaatgactatgatttgaGACCCATCTATTcccactgaggacaactgagggactcatatgcaactattatagaagattcaaacgctcactgatgcttcaaaatgcATTAAGATGGGGGGtaaaaaccttttgaatttgcAGATCATGTTAAATgtgacttattttgtcttctgggaaacatgtaactgtcttctgtagcctctgaagggcagtactaaatgaaaaaatatgacatttttcgcaaaataagaaaaatgtacacatcttcattctgttcaaaagtttataccccTGGCTCTTTATGCATCCTAATAATTCTGCAGTCTCCGGACTGCAGTCTCTCTATTCATTCGATTGGACAATGGAAAAAAACGCGATGACCTCGGGCGCTTTTCTGCTCAGACTTGGGGTTTTTTCAACTTCAGGCGCTCAGAGCGCTCCGGCAAAAACGCGAGGCGCCCGGGGCGCATAAACAGCGCGCATAACGCTCACTGCccatagaaaacaattcaaaaaaggcGCCTCTCACTGCAaaaacgcgttcggtgtgatcgCGGCCAGTCTATACAGTCTACTTTCATAATCTGTGCTGTGAAAAGAAGAACGAGCTGCGACAGAGAGGCATTTCTATTGGCTGCAGTCTTAACTTTAGTTAGCAATGTCGCTGGTTGAGCATAAACAACATCTGCAAAGTTACGATGCTCAAAGTTCAGTGCAAAGGGAAACATTGTCTTTTACACTACAGAAGTGCATTAGGTGAAAGAGGTTCAGATGACAAAAAGTTTAAGAATGTCTGCAAATAAGAAATAACaagaatttgtgcattttaatgaatcTGAAAGACAAATGCCTttcaataatacataataatacatggttaaataacctacccagtgataattcaaataaaaatgaacgtGTTCATCAGTTGATGTAATGTTGAATCACTTCTCAAACCTGAAATGGTTTTTGTAAATCCATTGATCAAATGCTGTCATCACCTGACTAATAATTAGTCtatgtgtgaatgtccacaaaactggacTTTCTGAGTGTATATAAGCGGTAGACtgtttaaaaaaggaaatttaaaagtaaaaaaaggaaTTCGAGAGAATctataaattatgaatattgctattgtgtgataataatattatatcaggtaatcaataaaaaaaaataactgtagtctgattactagtattttaaaatgcaatttaaatgtaactttaattacaagtacttaatttttggaatctgattgcgtaatccagattacatttAATCCGATACTACCCAGCTCTGCGCGTAGAACTCTGTAAacttgcaaaaaacaaaaattagttCAGAAGGTATTCTGACTAACctaagttacaaaaaaacaaagatgcctgtgattggctacaattcTCAACGCCGCAAAAATACGTTGTAAATAAACTTGTGTACACAAAAAACAGTGTTTCCCACGGAAttgctactttaacactgttgccgtgggttgaagcgaccccaataacgtacTATTTagcacctaaaaaaaaaaatttaccagGGAACTCCCACAAAAAAACGTGTAGTTTATCCCCCGGAACGCGATTTTTACCGGAGGACTCCCCTCGAAACGGATTGGGCTAATTTTGAGTATTAATTgtgcgggttttgttgtgaaaaaacacacaggagcTTGATTACAAGCGGGTACAAAGTAGAACTGGTACCAATGCTACTGTAAAAACTGGTACCAATGCCCCCACCCACCAAAAACACTTTCTCATCGGATCTACAGGAATCTCGTAAGTGAGTTTTCACCGAAAGATGAGGAGTTTGCATTTATGTAAACATGAAAACGTGGTTTAATGTACTCAAAACAAAAACCAGGGACAAATACATTCCCACGTTTTGAAGGAATCAGACTATGTAAACACAACTCGAAAAGTTTTTTCTCCCTCACAGACCACAGTTACAGATAAGGCTCAAGTAAGGGGCAAAGTCCGTGTTAAAACTGTTCATTTTAGAAAAGTTCCATTAAATACTAACTCAAAACGcaaccttttattttaataatgtgtaaATGTTGAAACTAACATTCTTGCACATTAAGCCACGTGATGTGTGTTAGTCCTAAACTGTGGTGTGCGATGCCTACCTGGTCTGTTCAACCTTGCAGTTCACTTACCTGccatctctctttttctctatCCCCTCTGGAGTAACTGTGAGATTCGTGTTCGTCCTGTGACTTCTCTGCCCTGATTAAATCAGGAAGTGTATTTTGGCATATAAAGCATTTGGTCAGGAAACAGAGAAGGGAGGGGAGGATCTGTTAAATGACTTAAATTTGGCCTATGGGGTGGGAAAAGGAGTGGGAAGCTGATGGTTCAGATTTCCTTGGAGTGCATAAGGCTAAAAAACATCCCTTGGCCACTGATAGCGAGTGTCGACAATGGGTACCATACGCATACAGctttagtttaaaaacaaaacaagctgatCATTCAATGAATCAAAATCTAAAGAACTGAAGTCTCACATACATTATAACAAGTAATAATAACTGTGCAGCATGTAAgataaaactatatttattatcgtttattgacatttatacaGTGTTTCACAGTCTAGTAGATAAAAGTAGCAGGAACAAGTAGATAAAACTGCAGTCAGCAGACGTTGACGATTACATCAAGGAATTTTCTCAGCACACAGTGTTCTTGAATTAAGAATGCGGCTCTGAAAAACACAAAGATGTTAAGCAGCAGCTCAAGTTTAAGTATAGACTGTGCATGTGAAATCTAAACACAATAATCCCTAAAGCTGTAGGTCAAATTACCTGTTTTTCTTCAGGTGTTAGCAGCCCTTCTACAACGACCACTTGATACTGTCTGTGCTTTAGGCTACCAGGGAATTTGCGCATACGTCGTACAATGTTAGCTGCTGTATCCTGTGACAGCACTCTCCTCATTTCCTTGGGTGCACACCCGGGATCGAAGAGGAGCAGGCAAAGGCTGCCATTTACTTTCTGTTCCACTCCTATGATAGACCGACTGTGGCCTGATCATAATGACAGGATTACATGCACATCAATTTGTTTCGTTAATGCATTCTTGTGTTTCATTAGGAACAGTAAATTCACTTTAGTCTAATTAAACTGCTGTAGTTTACAAGAGAAATCATGAAATACCTTGGTGCTGGAGGTATATAGGTGGTAATGTCGTCTGTACCACTTTGGGTGGCAGTCTTGCACTTCTGCTGGCAGAATGTGAGAAATACTGTTTCACCCACTCAAACAGTCTGGGGTGTGTGTCTCCTGGGCCAGTGGGCTTGTGAAAATCTATAATTCGGGCTCTAAAAATTAAGGAAAGTTAAGAtgttattttaatcatatt
The sequence above is drawn from the Labeo rohita strain BAU-BD-2019 chromosome 16, IGBB_LRoh.1.0, whole genome shotgun sequence genome and encodes:
- the LOC127178094 gene encoding amine sulfotransferase-like isoform X2 translates to MAESLNQSGGETSDYKLVPLRGFNLISGIHNPEAVDKIQNFEIRDSDVFVITYPKSGTIWLQQILSLIEVKGDVTATRDQLNSDRIPWIELVESEKQFDSAPSPRIRVSHLAYKFMPLQLKQKKGKVIYVARNPKDALVSYYHFHKYANMLETPKDFDSFFEKFMEGNVYGNCWFEHVKGWYSHKDEMNFLYITYEDMIKDLRSVVEKIISFLERDLTTQQLNDVVEHSTFKNMKTNPQANYQQVPVILLNHQLGAFLRKEESELCRCGKT
- the LOC127178094 gene encoding amine sulfotransferase-like isoform X1 → MAESLNQSGGETSDYKLVPLRGFNLISGIHNPEAVDKIQNFEIRDSDVFVITYPKSGTIWLQQILSLIEVKGDVTATRDQLNSDRIPWIELVESEKQFDSAPSPRIRVSHLAYKFMPLQLKQKKGKVIYVARNPKDALVSYYHFHKYANMLETPKDFDSFFEKFMEGNVYGNCWFEHVKGWYSHKDEMNFLYITYEDMIKDLRSVVEKIISFLERDLTTQQLNDVVEHSTFKNMKTNPQANYQQVPVILLNHQLGAFLRKGTVGDWKNYFTVAQNERFDKVYQQKMKDVPLSFKWDMSELITP